A single Vigna radiata var. radiata cultivar VC1973A chromosome 8, Vradiata_ver6, whole genome shotgun sequence DNA region contains:
- the LOC106769945 gene encoding mitochondrial substrate carrier family protein ucpB isoform X2, with product MPENSTSNNSTPSGLEHDEKQNWAASPSTVFNHFATSGLSVAVATGVTHPLDVLKVRLQMQLVGQKGPLSGMGKIFISAVKNEGPKSLYQGLTPALTRSVVYGGLRLGLYEPSKYACDLAFGSSNVLVKIASGMFAGAIATALTNPMEVLKVRLQMNPDMRKSGPVSELRRTLSEEGIRALWKGVGPAMARAAVLTASQLATYDETKQILVRWTSLEEGFPIHLMYDTATNIASSLHLF from the exons ATGCCTGAGAATTCAACCTCCAACAATTCCACGCCTTCAG GACTCGAACATGATGAGAAGCAGAACTGGGCTGCGTCGCCTTCCACTGTTTTCAACCACTTTGCTACCAGTGGACTTTCCGTGGCGGTTGCAACTGGAGTTACTCACCCTTTAG ATGTATTGAAAGTAAGGCTACAAATGCAACTTGTTGGCCAGAAAGGTCCTTTGAGTGGAATG ggaaaaatatttataagtgcGGTGAAAAATGAAGGACCAAAGTCTTTGTATCAAGGTTTGACACCTGCACTTACAAGGTCAGTTGTTTATGGAGGACTCCGCTTGGGCCTTTATGAACCCTCTAAGTATGCCTGTGATCTTGCTTTTGGCTCCTCCAATGTTTTAGTTAAAATTGCTTCGGGAATGTTTGCTGGCGCAATTGCAACTGCACTGACAAATCCAATGGAAGTTCTCAAG GTTCGTTTGCAAATGAATCCAGACATGAGAAAGAGTGGACCAGTTTCAGAGCTTCGAAGGACTTTATCTGAAGAGGGAATCAGAGCTTTGTGGAAGGGAGTGGGCCCTGCCATGGCCAGAGCAGCAGTCTTGACTGCATCCCAGCTGGCTACATATGACGAAACCAAACAG aTTTTAGTGAGGTGGACATCTCTTGAAGAAGGATTTCCTATACATTTGATGTATGACACTGCTACTAATATTGCTTCTTCTTTACATCTTTTCTGA